ACCTCTGGCCGCCCGCCTTCGCCGACCTGCTGCGGGCCCGCGCCACCCCGCCCCGCCTGGACGGCTGGACGCTCCACCTGGCGGGCGAGCCGCCCTTCCGGGTCGACCCCGCGGACCACGACGTCGCCGCCCGCGCCCGCCTCGCCGCCGCCGACGGTCTCGACCGGGCGCTGGTCTCCCTCTCCAGTCCGCTCGGCGTCGAGCACCTGCCGCCCGAGGAGGCGGCCGGGCTGCTGGCCGCGTTCCACGACGGCGCGCTCGCCCTGCCCGCGCCGTTCGGCGTCTGGGCCGCGGCCTGCGTCGTCGAGCCGGACCCGGACGCCGTGGCCAGGGAGCTGGACCGCGGCTGCGTCGGCCTGCAACTGCCCGCCACCGCGCTGCTGGACGGGCCCGGCTGGCGGCGGTGCGCCCCGCTGCTCGACGTCCTCACCCGGCGCGACAAGCCCCTGTTCGTCCATCCCGGGCCGGCC
The sequence above is a segment of the Streptomyces griseoviridis genome. Coding sequences within it:
- a CDS encoding amidohydrolase translates to MLTDVHQHLWPPAFADLLRARATPPRLDGWTLHLAGEPPFRVDPADHDVAARARLAAADGLDRALVSLSSPLGVEHLPPEEAAGLLAAFHDGALALPAPFGVWAAACVVEPDPDAVARELDRGCVGLQLPATALLDGPGWRRCAPLLDVLTRRDKPLFVHPGPAPAAPHAPSWWPALVPYPQQLHASWFAFRAFGRGRHPGLRVCFAALAGLAPLHGERFAARGGGRGEVDFDVFYETSSYGTRAVDAVVRAAGIDVVVAGSDRPYAPPVIPDLGADAAVHALRTANPARLLTGGPHSGGSRS